A DNA window from Coleofasciculus sp. FACHB-T130 contains the following coding sequences:
- a CDS encoding CHAT domain-containing protein, with product MNAVRSIGRLLVVFPLVGAINTQAVQAQSIVPAGDGTGTDVVLEGDRFDISGGQQSGANLFHSFEKFGLNSSQIANFLSQPGIENILGRVVGGDASIINGLIQVTGGNSNLFLMNPAGIIFGAGASLNVPASFTATTATGIGIGSNWFNAAGSNNYAALTGNPNAFAFATSQPGAIINAGNLSLQPGQNFLTLLGGTVINTGQLSAPGGNITVAAIPGESVVRITQQGLLLGLDIQPLATADTQPENWTLPIPTLPQLLTGGSGGNATGVAVKNGQVVLTGSGIQINGETGTTIVSGTLDAANKAPGAAGGTVEVLGNKVALVEQAQIDVSGDGKGGTALIGGDYQGKGEVPNATQTYVGKDATIKADTINNGNGGRAIVWADEKTSFSGSISARGGKNFGNGGFVEVSGKNSLTFEGTVDLSAVQGSFGTLEIDPKNIKIVNGTGDNDGELNDGKIFKDDGNPDATFTISVEKLESISKTVANILLEATNDITIEDLSDNSLDLATSSGSTVTFKANADGIDGGSFFMNSGDTIQTQGGNLKIEAVNITTGAINTSSLKENGGSVTFLASGNIKVAGNINTYGDSVSLSAIGNITSEDISTGNGEEFVPSGYGDSAVVLSSTAGNIVVGSIDAGAGGIDITAFGIFQAKNSFNPSPSGLEIKIKPENDPELLGFLQSKNIEFDSKKGITVVTKDISSSLHARPSSDKTNEEINAPISIRYGGATTTIVSKQFDIYTPGSSTPSGKGSILIQGGNGIFIVGSEIKKGDEAFKPVEPDLPYDKTFDANFDFQEDFALLKNEIYTPLDFGSNKFPNNVSGTVGAITVGAGSNSSFYGSIQNIPFPPSVQNPNPTTNPNPNPNPNPNPNTDTGIKPNTGSGNNTNIGTNIVANTNTGTNTNTNTSNGTSTNSNSDTTTDGSDNLTTDIQLIALRNDASNSRSSDSSDRVLVFDNSLKSSLDARHANRVTRNSDGTLKLSTTEASAVCAAQLQDPRRRNLQLRDPRCLQEQPAAPIASASAQNSRKVTADQLLQQGFEQYQPNKVESAVQSWQQALRIYQELKDVPGEVAARGVLGAASLVQENYRDAIALLEPFLTMEAGNGNPTAKAQALSNLGIAYKAVGNYASAIASHQQALTIMQETKDRQGEGQVSVNLGNTYEALGEYDKAIQSYQQSLTIAREIKDPSAEGRALGNLGAIYANLGKSQQAVQSYEQSLAIARQISDKEGQGSTLANLGSAYHVQGEFTKALDYYQQSLAIAKEISNRELQHKALGNLGIAYEDLGDYPKAIEHHQKSLEIARSLGDKRGEGAALNNLGHTLFASGKLPEAEKKLRDAVEVMESLRPGLNDIQNVSVFDTQVLTYNLLQQILIAQKKEDLALEISERGRARAFVELLQQRLSPEASARSQPNLNPPTIAQIKKIAKEQNATLVEYSIVPEEEFKVQGKLRGQASELFIWVVQPTGKVAFRRVDLKPLRQQDNSFEELLANSRILYGPNLQKGESARAKLHQLLIQPIADFLPKDANSHVIFIPQGGLFLLPFPALKAPNGKYLIEQHTILTAPAIEVLDLTQQQQQRVEELHRTSLDSKNVLVVGNPTMPKMPTTKGGQTPQPLAPLPGAEREALTIAKLLNTQAIVGDKATKVEIMQQMPQARVIHLATHGLLDDIQELGIPGAIALAPSKNDNGFLTAGEIFDLKLNAELVVLSACHTGRGKITGDGVIGLSRSLISSGVPSAIVSLWAVPDEPTTLLMTEFYRTVQKNPNKAQALRFAMLATMKQHPEPLNWAAFTLIGEAQ from the coding sequence ATGAATGCGGTGAGAAGCATTGGTCGGTTGCTGGTAGTTTTTCCTTTGGTAGGAGCGATTAATACTCAAGCAGTGCAGGCGCAATCCATTGTTCCAGCGGGTGACGGCACTGGTACCGATGTTGTCCTTGAGGGCGATCGCTTCGACATTAGCGGCGGACAGCAATCTGGAGCGAATCTTTTCCACAGCTTTGAGAAATTCGGACTGAACTCAAGCCAGATTGCCAACTTTCTCTCCCAACCAGGAATTGAAAACATCCTGGGGCGCGTTGTTGGTGGAGACGCCTCCATTATTAATGGACTGATTCAGGTAACAGGCGGGAATTCTAACCTCTTCTTGATGAATCCCGCAGGCATTATCTTCGGCGCAGGAGCCAGCCTCAACGTGCCTGCTTCCTTTACAGCGACAACAGCAACCGGAATTGGGATCGGCTCAAATTGGTTCAATGCAGCAGGTTCTAACAACTACGCCGCACTGACAGGAAACCCCAACGCTTTTGCTTTCGCCACCAGTCAGCCAGGAGCGATTATCAACGCTGGCAACCTCAGCTTACAGCCGGGACAAAACTTCTTAACTTTGTTGGGCGGTACCGTTATCAATACCGGGCAGCTCTCGGCACCAGGGGGTAACATTACCGTAGCTGCCATCCCTGGCGAAAGTGTCGTCCGCATCACTCAGCAAGGACTGCTGCTAGGTTTGGATATTCAACCCTTGGCAACGGCAGACACTCAACCTGAAAACTGGACATTGCCGATTCCCACATTACCCCAACTGCTGACTGGTGGAAGTGGGGGCAATGCTACCGGAGTGGCAGTTAAAAACGGACAGGTAGTATTAACTGGCTCAGGCATCCAGATAAATGGTGAAACGGGCACTACTATTGTCTCTGGTACTCTCGATGCGGCAAATAAAGCACCCGGTGCAGCTGGAGGCACTGTGGAAGTGCTGGGTAACAAAGTTGCCTTAGTTGAACAAGCTCAAATTGATGTCTCTGGAGATGGAAAGGGAGGCACTGCCTTAATTGGCGGCGACTATCAGGGTAAGGGTGAAGTACCGAACGCCACGCAGACGTATGTAGGTAAGGACGCAACGATTAAAGCTGACACCATTAACAATGGCAATGGTGGGAGAGCAATCGTTTGGGCAGATGAGAAAACCAGTTTTTCTGGGAGTATCAGCGCCCGTGGTGGCAAGAATTTCGGTAACGGTGGATTTGTCGAGGTGTCCGGGAAGAACAGCCTTACTTTTGAGGGCACGGTTGATCTGAGTGCCGTTCAAGGTAGTTTTGGCACTTTAGAAATAGATCCAAAAAACATCAAGATTGTCAATGGTACTGGAGACAATGACGGTGAATTAAATGACGGAAAAATCTTCAAGGATGATGGAAATCCTGACGCCACATTTACGATTTCTGTAGAAAAACTGGAATCTATCTCTAAGACCGTAGCGAATATTCTTTTAGAGGCGACGAATGATATTACTATCGAAGACCTAAGTGATAACAGTCTGGATCTCGCTACTAGTTCAGGCTCGACAGTCACCTTCAAGGCGAATGCTGATGGTATCGATGGTGGTTCCTTTTTTATGAATTCAGGAGATACTATTCAGACTCAAGGAGGAAATTTAAAGATTGAAGCCGTAAACATTACAACCGGAGCAATTAATACTTCATCTTTAAAAGAAAATGGTGGTTCTGTAACTTTTCTTGCGTCAGGAAACATTAAAGTTGCCGGAAACATCAATACATACGGCGATTCTGTAAGTTTGTCTGCTATAGGAAACATCACATCAGAAGACATTTCTACTGGTAATGGCGAAGAGTTTGTTCCTAGCGGATATGGTGACAGTGCTGTAGTTTTGTCTTCAACGGCAGGCAATATTGTGGTCGGTAGCATTGATGCGGGGGCTGGTGGTATTGACATTACAGCTTTTGGTATTTTCCAAGCTAAGAATTCTTTTAATCCTTCTCCATCGGGTTTAGAGATAAAAATCAAACCTGAAAACGATCCAGAATTACTGGGGTTTCTTCAAAGCAAAAATATTGAATTTGATTCAAAAAAAGGAATTACAGTAGTTACAAAAGATATTTCATCTAGTTTGCATGCTAGACCGAGTAGCGACAAAACTAATGAAGAAATTAATGCCCCGATTAGTATTCGGTATGGAGGTGCAACCACAACAATTGTATCAAAACAGTTTGATATTTATACTCCCGGAAGTTCAACACCTAGTGGCAAAGGTAGCATTTTAATCCAAGGTGGAAACGGAATTTTTATTGTTGGGTCTGAAATCAAGAAAGGCGACGAAGCCTTTAAACCAGTTGAACCAGACCTTCCTTATGATAAAACTTTTGATGCTAATTTTGATTTCCAAGAAGACTTTGCATTGCTTAAAAACGAAATTTACACGCCGCTTGATTTTGGTTCAAATAAGTTTCCCAATAATGTTAGCGGTACGGTGGGAGCTATCACCGTAGGAGCTGGAAGTAACAGTTCCTTTTATGGGTCTATTCAAAATATCCCTTTTCCTCCAAGCGTCCAAAACCCCAACCCTACTACAAATCCTAACCCTAACCCTAACCCTAACCCTAATCCGAATACGGACACTGGTATTAAACCGAATACGGGGAGTGGCAACAACACAAATATTGGTACTAATATCGTTGCCAACACAAATACTGGCACCAACACTAATACGAATACTAGCAATGGCACCAGCACGAATAGTAACAGCGATACTACTACTGATGGATCTGACAATCTCACAACAGATATACAACTCATTGCGCTGAGAAATGACGCTTCTAACTCGCGCTCATCGGATTCGAGCGATCGCGTTCTTGTCTTTGATAACAGCCTCAAAAGCAGCTTAGATGCACGTCATGCGAACCGGGTAACGCGCAACAGCGATGGAACGCTAAAATTGTCAACGACTGAAGCATCTGCTGTGTGCGCTGCACAACTGCAAGATCCGCGACGGAGAAACCTGCAACTACGAGATCCGCGTTGTTTGCAAGAACAACCCGCCGCACCAATCGCATCAGCGTCAGCTCAAAATAGCCGCAAAGTGACGGCAGATCAACTGTTACAGCAAGGCTTTGAACAGTATCAGCCGAATAAGGTTGAATCGGCTGTCCAGTCTTGGCAACAGGCATTAAGAATTTACCAGGAACTCAAAGACGTTCCGGGGGAAGTTGCAGCTAGAGGGGTTCTGGGTGCGGCTTCTCTGGTTCAGGAAAACTATCGGGATGCGATCGCCCTCTTAGAGCCATTCTTGACGATGGAAGCGGGAAATGGCAATCCTACAGCTAAAGCACAAGCACTTTCAAATCTGGGAATTGCTTACAAAGCCGTAGGCAACTATGCAAGCGCGATCGCATCTCATCAGCAAGCTTTGACCATTATGCAGGAAACCAAAGACCGTCAGGGAGAGGGTCAGGTTTCAGTCAATTTAGGAAATACTTACGAAGCTTTGGGTGAATATGACAAAGCAATTCAGTCTTATCAACAAAGTTTAACGATTGCGCGAGAAATTAAAGATCCCTCAGCGGAAGGGAGAGCCTTAGGAAATCTAGGAGCTATTTACGCTAATTTGGGCAAGTCTCAGCAAGCCGTTCAGTCTTACGAACAGAGTTTAGCGATCGCGCGACAAATTAGCGATAAGGAAGGACAAGGAAGCACCCTCGCCAATCTCGGATCTGCTTATCATGTTCAGGGCGAATTTACCAAAGCCCTCGATTATTATCAGCAGAGTTTAGCGATCGCAAAAGAAATTAGCAATCGCGAGTTACAGCACAAGGCACTCGGAAATTTAGGAATTGCTTATGAGGATTTAGGCGACTATCCCAAAGCGATTGAACATCACCAGAAGAGTTTAGAAATTGCGCGATCGCTGGGTGACAAACGAGGAGAGGGAGCGGCTCTCAATAACCTGGGGCATACGCTATTTGCTTCCGGCAAACTTCCAGAAGCCGAGAAAAAACTCCGCGATGCCGTTGAGGTTATGGAATCTCTGCGACCAGGATTAAACGATATCCAAAATGTCTCAGTTTTTGATACACAAGTTCTGACTTACAACCTATTGCAACAAATCCTGATTGCCCAGAAAAAAGAAGATTTGGCTCTGGAAATTTCCGAACGGGGACGTGCCCGTGCCTTTGTAGAATTACTGCAACAGCGATTATCCCCTGAAGCTTCGGCTCGCTCTCAACCCAATTTAAATCCTCCGACGATCGCACAAATTAAAAAAATTGCCAAAGAACAAAATGCCACGCTAGTTGAATATTCAATTGTCCCTGAAGAAGAATTCAAAGTTCAAGGTAAACTCAGAGGTCAGGCATCAGAACTCTTTATTTGGGTCGTTCAGCCTACAGGTAAAGTGGCGTTTCGCCGAGTTGACTTGAAACCGCTGCGACAGCAAGATAATTCTTTTGAAGAGTTGCTAGCTAACAGTCGTATTTTATACGGCCCTAATCTTCAAAAAGGAGAATCTGCTAGAGCGAAACTTCATCAATTGCTGATTCAGCCAATTGCTGATTTTCTGCCGAAAGACGCAAATTCCCACGTAATATTTATCCCGCAAGGTGGGCTATTTTTGTTGCCTTTCCCGGCGCTAAAAGCTCCGAATGGCAAATACTTAATCGAGCAACACACAATCCTAACCGCTCCAGCCATTGAGGTGCTAGACCTCACTCAGCAACAACAGCAACGTGTAGAAGAGTTGCATAGAACATCTCTAGATAGTAAAAACGTCCTAGTGGTGGGCAATCCGACGATGCCCAAGATGCCTACTACTAAAGGTGGACAAACGCCTCAGCCACTAGCACCGTTACCGGGTGCCGAACGGGAAGCGCTGACGATTGCTAAACTCTTGAACACTCAAGCGATTGTGGGTGACAAAGCAACCAAAGTTGAGATTATGCAACAGATGCCCCAGGCGCGGGTAATTCATCTAGCGACGCACGGCTTACTGGATGATATTCAAGAATTAGGCATTCCTGGCGCGATCGCTCTGGCTCCATCCAAGAACGATAATGGATTCCTCACTGCTGGAGAAATCTTTGACCTGAAGCTAAATGCTGAACTTGTAGTGTTGAGTGCTTGTCACACGGGACGCGGCAAAATTACTGGCGATGGTGTCATCGGTTTGTCGCGATCGCTCATTTCATCGGGAGTACCCAGCGCGATCGTATCCCTGTGGGCGGTTCCTGACGAGCCGACGACCCTTCTCATGACAGAGTTTTACCGAACTGTGCAAAAAAACCCGAATAAAGCCCAGGCATTGCGCTTCGCAATGCTAGCGACGATGAAACAACATCCAGAGCCACTCAACTGGGCAGCTTTTACCCTCATTGGGGAAGCACAGTAA
- a CDS encoding STAS domain-containing protein, whose product MIQPQGVLNRCNGAFLQQWIVNNVVLNAPALCVLDMTHINGVDSSGLFSLVAGLKAARKQQCHVVICNLQSPVKTLFEVAQLEEMFDIEESYEAALEKLA is encoded by the coding sequence GTGATTCAGCCACAAGGGGTTCTAAATCGCTGTAATGGCGCTTTCTTACAGCAATGGATTGTGAACAACGTCGTACTGAATGCTCCGGCTTTATGCGTGCTAGATATGACCCATATCAACGGGGTGGATAGTTCGGGACTATTTTCTTTAGTGGCAGGACTCAAAGCAGCCCGGAAACAGCAGTGCCATGTTGTAATTTGTAACTTGCAATCTCCAGTCAAAACACTTTTTGAAGTGGCTCAGCTTGAGGAAATGTTTGATATTGAGGAAAGTTATGAAGCTGCCCTTGAAAAACTGGCTTGA
- the sufU gene encoding Fe-S cluster assembly sulfur transfer protein SufU yields MTLGNLRDLYQQVILEHYKKPRHKGQTNPVHRSQRGHNPSCGDTIELTLQMNAAGDVIEDVKFEGEGCAIAMASADLMADALRGKKVDVALEMVERFQNMMKGEAEFPKEQRKLNVMQGVSQFPVRIKCANLTWHTLKAALESPNGNQPNGFVSNEKEDA; encoded by the coding sequence ATGACTTTGGGCAATCTACGCGACCTTTATCAACAGGTCATTTTAGAACACTACAAGAAGCCACGGCACAAGGGTCAAACCAATCCTGTGCATCGGTCTCAGAGAGGGCACAATCCTTCTTGTGGCGATACCATTGAGCTGACATTGCAGATGAATGCAGCAGGCGACGTCATAGAAGATGTGAAATTTGAAGGAGAAGGCTGCGCGATCGCAATGGCTTCTGCTGACTTGATGGCGGATGCTTTGCGGGGAAAGAAAGTAGATGTAGCCTTGGAAATGGTAGAACGCTTCCAAAACATGATGAAAGGGGAAGCCGAGTTCCCCAAAGAACAACGCAAGCTGAACGTGATGCAAGGCGTTTCTCAGTTTCCAGTTCGGATCAAATGTGCTAACCTCACCTGGCATACTTTAAAAGCTGCCTTAGAATCACCCAATGGCAATCAGCCAAATGGGTTCGTCAGTAATGAAAAGGAAGACGCTTAA
- a CDS encoding Ycf51 family protein, giving the protein MLTTTFFLELAKWSAVLTIASAVVTVLGFIFQWGIRFRLVGSTGFMGVLTAGLFSLSLVPLTHTAVPGSVRYKLVYDTGGAQTVISVPPTISNAQLDATMRQAASDLYSYGRLGRAKDNLLTIRVRTVIHPSPGASKPLYLGEVKRSLAIRDDEQLNIQVFPENLAQLPKSTA; this is encoded by the coding sequence ATGTTAACGACTACTTTTTTTCTAGAACTAGCCAAATGGTCGGCGGTTCTTACCATCGCCAGTGCAGTTGTAACCGTGCTGGGGTTTATTTTCCAATGGGGTATTCGGTTTAGGCTGGTGGGTAGCACTGGATTTATGGGTGTGCTAACAGCCGGTTTATTTTCTTTGAGTTTGGTACCGCTTACCCATACAGCAGTTCCAGGTTCGGTTCGCTATAAGTTGGTTTATGACACCGGCGGGGCGCAAACGGTGATTTCCGTACCGCCGACGATTTCCAACGCCCAATTAGATGCAACGATGCGTCAAGCTGCTAGCGATTTGTACTCTTATGGTCGTTTAGGTCGGGCAAAAGACAATTTACTGACCATTCGGGTACGTACCGTTATTCATCCCTCCCCTGGCGCTTCTAAACCGCTTTACTTGGGTGAGGTGAAGCGATCGCTAGCCATCCGGGATGATGAACAGCTTAACATCCAAGTCTTCCCAGAAAACCTGGCACAATTGCCAAAGTCTACCGCGTAA
- a CDS encoding iron-containing alcohol dehydrogenase family protein has translation MANQSLPELSTQTAPSLFSLMVAPGRVLRGQRALEQAGDAIATFGRRPLVVGGDRTLSVTLPRLQLALKQQKTDIAQASYSPDCSTRSLESLRKAVTDHQADVIIGIGGGKALDTAKLLAHQCQLPVVTIPTSGATCAAWTALSNVYSDEGAFLYDVSLDRCPDLLVLDYELIQTAPQRTLIAGIGDALAKWYEASVSSGHSDQTLMIAAVQQARVLRDILFQKAAAALKEPGSEVWREVVDASVLLAGVIGGLGGAQCRTVAAHAVHNGLTHIPAAHGAIHGEKVAYGILVQLRLEEMLQSNQLAATARQQLLKFYAEIGLPQTLDDLGLGNITLGEFRQAAEIACAPNSDIHRLPFRVVPEQLMAAMVSTTAPVEVGRPNLGLTSAANHNDV, from the coding sequence ATGGCCAATCAATCCTTACCAGAGTTGTCTACTCAAACCGCTCCTTCGTTATTTTCGCTGATGGTGGCTCCCGGTCGGGTGCTGCGCGGTCAGAGGGCGCTGGAACAAGCGGGAGACGCGATCGCGACTTTTGGGCGGCGTCCCTTGGTTGTTGGGGGCGATCGCACGCTGTCCGTCACGCTACCCCGATTGCAGCTTGCCCTAAAACAGCAAAAAACAGACATTGCCCAGGCATCTTACAGCCCAGATTGCAGTACGCGATCGCTTGAATCTCTGCGGAAAGCTGTCACCGACCATCAAGCCGACGTAATTATAGGCATCGGCGGTGGCAAAGCATTAGACACCGCAAAACTCCTGGCTCATCAATGCCAGTTGCCAGTCGTCACAATTCCCACCTCAGGGGCGACCTGCGCTGCTTGGACAGCCCTTTCTAACGTCTATTCCGACGAAGGGGCATTTCTCTATGATGTCAGCCTCGATCGGTGCCCGGATTTGCTAGTGCTGGATTACGAGTTAATCCAGACTGCACCGCAACGCACCTTAATTGCTGGGATTGGCGACGCCTTGGCAAAGTGGTACGAAGCTTCTGTCAGCAGCGGTCACTCCGACCAAACTTTGATGATCGCCGCCGTGCAACAAGCGCGAGTGCTACGGGATATTCTCTTCCAAAAAGCCGCAGCAGCGCTGAAAGAACCGGGCAGTGAAGTTTGGCGAGAAGTCGTAGATGCCTCAGTTTTACTTGCCGGGGTCATTGGTGGTTTAGGTGGTGCCCAGTGCCGTACCGTCGCCGCCCACGCCGTCCATAATGGTTTGACCCATATCCCCGCCGCCCACGGTGCCATACATGGTGAGAAAGTCGCCTATGGCATTCTCGTCCAGTTACGGTTAGAAGAAATGCTGCAAAGCAACCAACTCGCAGCAACCGCAAGGCAACAGTTATTGAAGTTTTACGCCGAAATTGGACTGCCTCAAACTTTGGATGATTTGGGTTTGGGAAATATTACACTGGGAGAATTTCGGCAAGCCGCTGAAATTGCCTGTGCCCCTAACTCGGATATCCACCGGCTACCCTTCCGGGTGGTGCCCGAACAGCTGATGGCGGCAATGGTGTCGACAACCGCACCCGTTGAGGTAGGGCGTCCAAATCTGGGGCTGACCTCAGCGGCGAATCATAATGATGTTTGA
- a CDS encoding aspartate aminotransferase — protein MTLDWISPAERLQSLPPYVFARLDELKARAREQGLDLIDLGMGNPDGPAPQPVIDAAIAALQNPTNHGYPPFEGTLSFRRAITNWYGRRYNVDLDPDSEALPLLGSKEGLTHLAFAYINPGDVILVPSPSYPPHFRGPAIAGGKIHPIILKAENDWLIDLGDIPDDVAQQAKILYFNYPSNPTGATAPREFFKDIVAFAKKHEILLVHDLCYAELAFDSYQPTSLLEIPGAKEIGVEFHTLSKTYNMAGWRVGFVVGNQHIIQGLRTLKTNLDYGIFAALQSAAETALQLPDVYVNQVCDRYRRRRDFLIEGFAELGWTVPKPKATMYLWVPCPVGMTSTDFALSVLQQTGVVVTPGNAFGAGGEGYVRVSLIAECDRLAEALRRFKEANIRYSSENEGAFIKQG, from the coding sequence ATGACGTTAGATTGGATTAGCCCAGCGGAACGCCTGCAATCACTGCCCCCTTATGTATTTGCCCGTCTGGATGAACTGAAAGCCAGGGCACGCGAACAAGGGCTGGATTTAATTGACTTGGGAATGGGGAATCCAGATGGCCCAGCGCCTCAGCCAGTGATAGACGCTGCGATCGCAGCGTTGCAAAATCCGACAAATCACGGCTATCCCCCCTTTGAAGGGACTCTCAGCTTCCGCCGTGCCATCACTAACTGGTACGGGCGTCGCTATAATGTTGACCTCGATCCAGATAGCGAAGCCTTGCCGCTACTCGGTTCCAAGGAAGGGCTGACTCACCTCGCCTTTGCATACATCAACCCAGGCGATGTGATTCTGGTACCGAGTCCCTCTTATCCGCCCCATTTTCGCGGGCCAGCGATCGCTGGGGGCAAAATTCACCCAATAATTTTGAAAGCTGAAAATGACTGGTTGATCGATCTCGGTGACATTCCCGATGATGTCGCCCAACAAGCCAAGATTCTCTATTTCAACTATCCCAGCAATCCTACTGGCGCAACCGCACCCCGCGAGTTCTTCAAAGATATCGTTGCTTTTGCCAAGAAGCACGAAATCTTACTGGTGCATGATTTGTGCTACGCAGAATTAGCTTTTGATAGTTATCAACCAACCAGCTTGTTAGAAATTCCAGGGGCGAAGGAAATCGGCGTCGAGTTTCATACTCTGTCTAAAACTTACAACATGGCAGGCTGGCGCGTTGGCTTTGTGGTAGGCAACCAACACATTATTCAAGGGTTGCGGACACTCAAGACCAATCTGGATTATGGCATCTTTGCCGCCTTGCAATCTGCCGCCGAAACCGCCTTACAACTTCCAGATGTTTATGTAAATCAGGTTTGCGATCGCTATCGCCGTCGCCGCGATTTTCTGATTGAGGGATTTGCTGAGTTGGGTTGGACGGTTCCCAAACCAAAAGCCACCATGTACCTGTGGGTTCCTTGTCCGGTAGGAATGACCTCAACAGATTTTGCCCTCTCTGTCTTACAGCAGACGGGCGTGGTCGTGACTCCAGGAAATGCCTTTGGAGCGGGTGGTGAGGGGTATGTGCGGGTTAGTTTGATTGCGGAATGCGATCGCTTAGCTGAAGCTTTGCGGCGTTTCAAAGAAGCCAATATCCGCTATTCATCCGAAAATGAGGGCGCGTTTATCAAACAGGGATAA
- a CDS encoding ChaB family protein: MTEQPDQQVNNLPSEVQALPEAAQQIFQAAFKSAQEDGMDEESARKVAWNTIKSEYRQGENGEWERTPEMINEDNSNPVTRAAVQSGGN, from the coding sequence ATGACCGAGCAACCAGATCAACAAGTTAATAACTTACCTTCAGAAGTACAAGCACTGCCTGAGGCAGCTCAGCAGATTTTCCAGGCTGCATTTAAGAGTGCCCAAGAAGACGGGATGGACGAAGAATCTGCCCGCAAAGTTGCGTGGAATACCATCAAAAGCGAATACCGTCAAGGTGAAAATGGCGAGTGGGAGCGGACTCCTGAAATGATAAACGAAGACAATTCAAATCCCGTAACTCGCGCCGCTGTCCAGTCTGGCGGCAATTAA